A genomic stretch from Deinococcus cellulosilyticus NBRC 106333 = KACC 11606 includes:
- a CDS encoding ABC transporter substrate-binding protein, with the protein MQITTFLKTAALTLPLLFGAALAQTTVTIKHDEGTTVVPKNPKRVVVISEEMLDIAFALKLNVIGVGSPRILPTDVTSAGKVNIKNLDKTFFQFGNIQNVTYVGNWMTPNMETLLALKPDLIIRLYWQGLGEYQKLSQIAPTVSFSTDRPDGWKSAMTELSKLGGKEARAKQFLNDYDRKVKAAKAQLQKAGVFKKYSKFMVICSFASGTDYLYTGNRVANVMRSLGFTYNFPEGIKDDGGLVGVYALSKETLLKVPADTLVISVPFTNGVEDTIASIKPSQDLLKQSKGHLVNYIYPAYSPWLGPNTDRQMVQDLTSAILQSVK; encoded by the coding sequence ATGCAGATCACAACCTTCCTGAAAACCGCTGCCCTGACCCTGCCCCTCCTGTTTGGTGCTGCCCTGGCCCAGACCACCGTGACCATCAAACACGACGAGGGCACCACCGTGGTCCCCAAAAACCCAAAACGTGTGGTGGTGATCAGTGAAGAAATGCTGGACATCGCTTTTGCGCTCAAACTCAACGTGATCGGGGTGGGTTCTCCCCGCATCCTGCCCACCGATGTGACCTCTGCGGGCAAGGTCAACATCAAGAACCTGGACAAAACCTTCTTCCAATTTGGAAACATTCAGAACGTCACTTATGTGGGCAACTGGATGACCCCCAACATGGAAACCCTGCTTGCCCTCAAACCTGACCTGATCATCCGCCTGTACTGGCAGGGTCTGGGCGAATACCAGAAACTCAGCCAGATTGCCCCCACAGTGTCTTTCAGCACGGACCGTCCCGATGGCTGGAAATCCGCCATGACCGAACTCTCCAAACTCGGGGGCAAAGAAGCCCGTGCCAAACAGTTCCTGAATGATTACGACCGTAAAGTCAAGGCTGCAAAGGCACAACTGCAGAAAGCAGGGGTCTTCAAGAAATACAGCAAGTTCATGGTGATCTGCAGCTTTGCATCTGGCACCGACTACCTCTACACCGGAAACCGGGTGGCCAACGTGATGCGTTCTCTGGGCTTCACCTACAACTTCCCCGAGGGCATCAAAGATGATGGTGGTCTGGTGGGCGTGTATGCCCTCTCCAAAGAAACCCTGTTGAAAGTGCCCGCAGACACCCTGGTGATCAGCGTGCCCTTCACCAACGGAGTGGAAGACACCATCGCCAGCATCAAACCCAGCCAGGACCTGCTCAAACAGAGCAAGGGGCATCTGGTGAATTACATCTATCCGGCCTACAGCCCATGGCTTGGCCCCAACACCGACCGCCAGATGGTGCAGGACCTCACCTCTGCCATCCTGCAATCTGTCAAATGA
- a CDS encoding siderophore-interacting protein gives MKRLWDMRVAEVRRVVHLTPKMRRITLGGPELENFHSGTHLKVLIPPAGVTPQWPMQDDAGKAVWPEGPSRPAMRTYTLRAYRPEAAEIDIDFVLHGKGIASQWAECARGGEVVGIIPPGKGSTYVQPAQHHLIAGDHCTVPAVSVILEGLPETATAEVFMLLPDLQELPVLLTHAQVKTHWLFEDQGESQQHLIQRVLEASWPNHEKTFVWVGGESQLVRTVRQHALQERGLHPSMLYALGYWKAGMTETRYSTELGYDFRT, from the coding sequence ATGAAACGCCTCTGGGACATGCGGGTTGCAGAGGTGCGCAGGGTGGTGCACCTCACCCCGAAAATGCGAAGGATCACCCTCGGTGGGCCAGAACTGGAAAACTTTCACTCTGGCACCCACCTGAAGGTGTTGATTCCTCCTGCTGGGGTGACCCCACAGTGGCCCATGCAGGACGATGCAGGGAAGGCCGTGTGGCCTGAAGGGCCTTCTCGTCCGGCCATGCGCACCTACACTTTAAGGGCGTACCGACCAGAAGCCGCAGAGATCGACATTGATTTTGTGCTGCACGGCAAAGGCATAGCCTCCCAGTGGGCGGAATGTGCCCGTGGAGGAGAAGTTGTGGGGATCATCCCTCCCGGGAAAGGCAGCACCTATGTGCAGCCTGCCCAGCATCACCTGATTGCCGGAGACCACTGCACTGTGCCTGCGGTTTCAGTGATTCTGGAAGGACTGCCAGAGACAGCAACGGCTGAGGTCTTCATGCTGCTGCCTGATCTGCAGGAGTTGCCTGTTCTCCTGACCCACGCACAGGTGAAGACCCACTGGCTCTTCGAGGACCAGGGTGAAAGCCAGCAACACCTCATCCAGCGTGTTCTGGAAGCCTCATGGCCCAACCACGAAAAAACCTTTGTATGGGTGGGGGGAGAATCGCAACTGGTTCGCACGGTTCGTCAACACGCATTGCAGGAAAGAGGTCTGCACCCTTCCATGCTTTATGCGCTGGGCTACTGGAAGGCAGGCATGACCGAAACCCGCTACAGCACCGAACTCGGGTATGATTTTCGCACCTGA
- a CDS encoding response regulator, whose amino-acid sequence MKGPAMKVILVEDESLFRNLLRTALEQTREVQVLAAHPSSTLTLNDPRMHEADAVVLDIDLGPDSPLNGIQLGHKLREEHPDLGIVLLSNHSSLVFARSLGTDFTGWAYLLKKSVQDISIILRALKSVIEGEVVLDPQLLKPERMLQGPFEHLTPRQAELWGLITQGYTNAAIAGHLGLSQKWIDNAVSGLYVALGLDSGQSRVNPRVAAALLYARTIQHGFLTVLDNE is encoded by the coding sequence ATGAAAGGACCGGCAATGAAAGTGATTCTGGTGGAAGACGAGAGCCTGTTTCGCAACCTGCTGCGCACCGCACTGGAGCAGACCCGCGAGGTGCAGGTGCTGGCTGCCCACCCCTCTTCCACCCTGACCCTGAATGATCCCCGCATGCATGAAGCAGATGCAGTGGTGCTGGACATCGACCTGGGGCCAGACAGCCCTCTGAACGGCATCCAGCTTGGGCACAAACTGCGCGAAGAGCATCCTGATCTGGGCATCGTACTGCTGTCCAACCACAGCAGTCTGGTGTTCGCAAGGTCACTGGGCACGGACTTCACAGGCTGGGCCTATTTGCTTAAAAAGTCCGTTCAGGACATCTCCATCATCCTGCGTGCCCTGAAAAGCGTGATTGAGGGAGAGGTGGTCCTGGACCCCCAGCTTCTGAAGCCCGAGCGCATGCTGCAGGGGCCTTTTGAGCACCTGACCCCCAGGCAGGCGGAACTTTGGGGCCTGATCACCCAGGGGTACACCAATGCGGCCATTGCCGGGCATCTGGGCCTCTCCCAGAAGTGGATCGACAACGCTGTGAGCGGGCTTTATGTGGCGCTGGGTCTGGACAGCGGTCAATCCAGGGTGAACCCGAGGGTGGCTGCAGCCCTGCTTTATGCCAGAACCATCCAGCATGGTTTTTTAACCGTTCTGGACAATGAATGA
- a CDS encoding GAF domain-containing sensor histidine kinase, with the protein MHSGHLALPRATGWGAFADQIVNHTQQVLGYPYVFLTQYHPERGEAGCVAWAGFHLEPVKRTLNAVQRLLPHFDPVGTVAPVRANPLTASVYLEARVVQAPAMQVIQGAVPPMVVHLAGKIAGVTHIMMLPLELEGRVYGALVCCHNKAQVPEREVETARAFASQVAFGIHNAELRKQQEEAMKALQDSRELLSLAEERTRRMISEHLHSRVQSRLLVAWYQLGQVQALDATQQQTLEEVRAALDHIREHEVRLISHQLHPEALQIGLIAALQVLADRLQPVVRVQIRADSALIRLEDGVEEGLAADRRLVAFRVIEEALGNTIRHGQAREALLSLRLGEGHLDLEVQDNGVGFDPATRSNDGLGLRWIQARVEQVGGQWGIESHKGGPTRLWARIPR; encoded by the coding sequence ATGCACAGCGGCCATCTGGCCCTCCCCCGGGCCACCGGTTGGGGGGCATTTGCAGACCAGATCGTGAACCACACCCAGCAGGTGCTGGGATACCCTTATGTGTTTCTGACCCAGTACCACCCAGAGCGGGGAGAAGCCGGATGCGTCGCCTGGGCAGGGTTTCATCTGGAGCCTGTGAAGCGCACCCTGAATGCCGTGCAGCGCCTGCTGCCCCACTTCGATCCCGTGGGGACCGTGGCCCCCGTGCGGGCCAATCCCCTGACCGCCTCGGTGTATCTGGAAGCCCGGGTGGTGCAGGCCCCGGCCATGCAGGTGATTCAGGGGGCGGTTCCACCCATGGTGGTGCACCTTGCCGGAAAGATTGCCGGAGTCACCCACATCATGATGCTGCCTCTGGAACTCGAAGGACGGGTGTATGGTGCGCTGGTCTGCTGCCACAACAAAGCCCAGGTGCCTGAAAGAGAGGTGGAGACTGCTCGTGCGTTTGCTTCCCAGGTGGCCTTCGGCATTCACAATGCAGAGCTTCGCAAACAGCAGGAAGAGGCCATGAAAGCCCTGCAGGACTCCCGTGAACTGCTGTCTCTGGCCGAAGAGCGCACCCGGCGCATGATCAGCGAACACCTGCATTCCCGGGTGCAGTCCCGCTTGCTGGTGGCCTGGTACCAGCTGGGCCAGGTGCAGGCTCTGGATGCAACACAACAGCAAACCCTGGAGGAGGTGCGGGCAGCCCTGGACCACATCCGGGAACACGAAGTGCGCCTGATCAGCCACCAGTTGCACCCCGAAGCCCTGCAAATCGGGTTGATTGCTGCCCTGCAGGTGCTGGCAGACCGCCTGCAACCCGTGGTCAGGGTGCAGATCCGTGCCGACAGTGCCCTGATCCGACTGGAGGATGGGGTGGAAGAGGGCCTGGCCGCAGACCGCCGACTCGTGGCCTTCCGGGTGATCGAGGAGGCCCTGGGCAACACCATCCGGCACGGTCAGGCCCGTGAAGCCCTCCTCTCCCTGCGCCTGGGCGAAGGCCATCTGGATCTGGAAGTGCAAGACAATGGTGTGGGATTTGACCCCGCCACCCGATCCAATGACGGACTGGGCCTGCGCTGGATTCAGGCCCGGGTGGAACAGGTGGGAGGACAGTGGGGCATTGAGAGCCACAAAGGAGGACCCACCCGACTGTGGGCCAGGATTCCCCGATGA